One window from the genome of Haliaeetus albicilla chromosome 26, bHalAlb1.1, whole genome shotgun sequence encodes:
- the CTSE gene encoding cathepsin E isoform X2 yields the protein MKHLLLLAMLCLSLASSLKRVTLKRYPSLKKSLRDRGQLSHFWKSHRLDMVQYSEDCTAFTEANEPLINYLDVSYFGEISIGTPPQNFTVIFDTGSSNLWVPSVYCVSKACAKHTKFQPSQSSTYQAIGTPFSIQYGTGSLTGVIGSDQVVVEGLTVSNQQFAESVSEPGKTFLDAKFDGILGLAYPSLAVDGVTPVFDNMIAQNLVELPMFSVYLSTNPESSVGGELLFGGFDPSRFTGTLNWVPVTQQGYWQIQLDNIQLDGTVAFCVNGCQAIVDTGTSLITGPTKDIKELQNYIGATPVDGEYAVECSNLNVMPDVTFTINGLPYTLSAQAYTLSDNMAFCTSGFQGMDIAPPAGPLWILGDVFIRQFYSVFDRGNNRVGLAPATP from the exons ATgaagcacctcctcctcctcgccatGCTCTGCCTTTCCTTGGCCAGCAGCTTGAAAAG GGTGACCCTGAAGCGGTACCCCTCCCTGAAGAAGTCGCTGCGGGACCGTGGGCAGCTCTCCCACTTCTGGAAATCCCACAGGCTGGACATGGTCCAGTACAGCGAGGACTGCACTGCCTTCACGGAGGCCAACGAGCCCCTCATCAACTACCTGGACGTAAGC TATTTTGGGGAGATCTCCattgggacccccccccagaacTTCACCGTGATATTCGACACGGGCTCCTCCAACCTCTGGGTGCCATCTGTCTACTGCGTCAGCAAAGCCTGCG CTAAGCACACCAAGTTTCAGCCGTCACAGTCCAGCACATACCAGGCGATAGGGACCCCCTTCTCCATCCAGTATGGGACCGGCAGTCTGACGGGGGTCATCGGATCTGACCAAGTAGTC GTTGAGGGCCTCACCGTGAGCAACCAGCAGTTTGCAGAGAGCGTCAGTGAACCAGGAAAAACCTTCCTGGATGCCAAATTCGATGGGATCCTGGGGCTGGCTTACCCCTCGCTGGCCGTGGATGGGGTCACCCCTGTCTTCGACAACATGATAGCACAAAATCTGGTGGAGCTGCCCATGTTCTCCGTCTACCTGAGCAC gaATCCTGAATCCTCCGTGGGAGGAGAACTGCTTTTTGGTGGCTTCGACCCCTCTCGCTTCACGGGGACCCTGAACTGGGTGCCGGTCACCCAGCAAGGGTACTGGCAGATCCAGTTGGACAA catccAGCTGGATGGGACAGTGGCTTTCTGCGTGAACGGCTGCCAGGCCATCGTGGACACCGGGACGTCGCTCATCACAGGTCCCACCAAGGATATAAAAGAATTGCAAAACTATATTGGTGCCACACCTGTGGATGGAGAG TACGCCGTGGAGTGCAGCAACCTCAACGTGATGCCCGACGTGACCTTCACCATCAACGGGCTCCCCTACACGCTCAGTGCCCAGGCCTACACCCTC AGCGACAACATGGCCTTCTGCACCAGTGGCTTCCAGGGGATGGACATTGCCCCTCCTGCCGGACCCCTCTGGATTTTGGGTGACGTTTTCATCCGTCAGTTTTACTCCGTCTTTGACCGTGGAAATAACAGGGTGGGGTTGGCCCCTGCCACCCCTTAG
- the CTSE gene encoding cathepsin E isoform X1: MEYFGEISIGTPPQNFTVIFDTGSSNLWVPSVYCVSKACAKHTKFQPSQSSTYQAIGTPFSIQYGTGSLTGVIGSDQVVVEGLTVSNQQFAESVSEPGKTFLDAKFDGILGLAYPSLAVDGVTPVFDNMIAQNLVELPMFSVYLSTNPESSVGGELLFGGFDPSRFTGTLNWVPVTQQGYWQIQLDNIQLDGTVAFCVNGCQAIVDTGTSLITGPTKDIKELQNYIGATPVDGEYAVECSNLNVMPDVTFTINGLPYTLSAQAYTLMEYSDNMAFCTSGFQGMDIAPPAGPLWILGDVFIRQFYSVFDRGNNRVGLAPATP; encoded by the exons ATGGAGTATTTTGGGGAGATCTCCattgggacccccccccagaacTTCACCGTGATATTCGACACGGGCTCCTCCAACCTCTGGGTGCCATCTGTCTACTGCGTCAGCAAAGCCTGCG CTAAGCACACCAAGTTTCAGCCGTCACAGTCCAGCACATACCAGGCGATAGGGACCCCCTTCTCCATCCAGTATGGGACCGGCAGTCTGACGGGGGTCATCGGATCTGACCAAGTAGTC GTTGAGGGCCTCACCGTGAGCAACCAGCAGTTTGCAGAGAGCGTCAGTGAACCAGGAAAAACCTTCCTGGATGCCAAATTCGATGGGATCCTGGGGCTGGCTTACCCCTCGCTGGCCGTGGATGGGGTCACCCCTGTCTTCGACAACATGATAGCACAAAATCTGGTGGAGCTGCCCATGTTCTCCGTCTACCTGAGCAC gaATCCTGAATCCTCCGTGGGAGGAGAACTGCTTTTTGGTGGCTTCGACCCCTCTCGCTTCACGGGGACCCTGAACTGGGTGCCGGTCACCCAGCAAGGGTACTGGCAGATCCAGTTGGACAA catccAGCTGGATGGGACAGTGGCTTTCTGCGTGAACGGCTGCCAGGCCATCGTGGACACCGGGACGTCGCTCATCACAGGTCCCACCAAGGATATAAAAGAATTGCAAAACTATATTGGTGCCACACCTGTGGATGGAGAG TACGCCGTGGAGTGCAGCAACCTCAACGTGATGCCCGACGTGACCTTCACCATCAACGGGCTCCCCTACACGCTCAGTGCCCAGGCCTACACCCTCATG GAGTACAGCGACAACATGGCCTTCTGCACCAGTGGCTTCCAGGGGATGGACATTGCCCCTCCTGCCGGACCCCTCTGGATTTTGGGTGACGTTTTCATCCGTCAGTTTTACTCCGTCTTTGACCGTGGAAATAACAGGGTGGGGTTGGCCCCTGCCACCCCTTAG